Proteins co-encoded in one Streptomyces roseochromogenus subsp. oscitans DS 12.976 genomic window:
- a CDS encoding VOC family protein has product MDVKLKQCFIAVDDHDKALAFYRDVLGLEVRNDVGFEGMRWVTLGSPLQPDVEIVLEPPGANPDASPADRQAMAELLAKGMLRGVIFTTEDCDALYERVRESGADVLQEPTDQPYGVRDCAFRDPAGNQLRFLQRPAE; this is encoded by the coding sequence ATGGACGTGAAACTCAAGCAGTGCTTCATCGCGGTGGACGACCATGACAAGGCGCTCGCCTTCTACCGCGACGTGCTCGGCCTGGAGGTCCGCAACGACGTGGGCTTCGAGGGCATGCGCTGGGTGACCCTGGGCTCACCGCTCCAGCCGGACGTCGAGATCGTGCTGGAGCCGCCCGGCGCCAACCCGGACGCCTCCCCCGCCGACCGGCAGGCGATGGCCGAACTGCTCGCCAAGGGCATGCTCCGGGGTGTCATCTTCACGACCGAGGACTGCGACGCGCTGTACGAGCGGGTGCGGGAGTCCGGCGCCGATGTGCTCCAGGAGCCGACGGACCAGCCGTACGGGGTCCGTGACTGCGCCTTCCGGGACCCGGCGGGCAACCAGCTCCGCTTCCTCCAGCGCCCCGCGGAATGA